From the Micromonospora sediminicola genome, one window contains:
- the egtA gene encoding ergothioneine biosynthesis glutamate--cysteine ligase EgtA, whose translation MVMSPELDRVTVLGDEAAARGHLARICFKTGPPTLTGVELEWTVHDAADPTRRVDRERLREALGRHSPVTVDPTSPADELRRGGTVTVEPGGQVEISAAARPSVAALILATEADVAELRALLDAAGLVLGRTGMDPWRSPRPVVETPRYRAMRRVFDRRGPAGRAMMYSTAGLQVCLDVGEPGQVAERWATAHAVGPPLLAAFATADRHAGRRTGWVSARMAAWLAIDPARTRPVWSPGRADRDPVAAWTEYALAAPLLCVRDDGPDWSTPPGVTFADWLAGALDRPPTTDDLDYHLSTLFPPVRPRGYLELRYLDAQPGREWTVPLAVLAALFADPATTRQALAAAGPVADRWSAAARRGLAERPLATAAATLFDLALAALPRLDLPAGLHDEIDREIRRRRAVAERGHR comes from the coding sequence GTGGTGATGTCGCCGGAGCTGGACCGGGTCACCGTCCTGGGGGACGAGGCCGCGGCCCGCGGGCATCTGGCCCGCATCTGCTTCAAGACCGGGCCACCCACGCTCACCGGCGTCGAACTGGAATGGACCGTGCACGACGCCGCGGACCCGACCCGTCGGGTCGACCGCGAGCGACTGCGCGAGGCGTTGGGACGGCACAGCCCCGTCACCGTCGACCCCACCAGCCCGGCCGACGAGCTCCGGCGCGGCGGTACCGTGACCGTGGAGCCCGGCGGGCAGGTGGAGATCTCCGCCGCGGCGCGACCGTCGGTCGCCGCGCTCATCCTGGCCACCGAGGCCGACGTCGCCGAGCTGCGCGCCCTGCTGGACGCCGCCGGACTGGTGCTGGGACGCACCGGGATGGATCCCTGGCGGTCCCCGCGACCGGTCGTGGAAACTCCGCGCTACCGCGCCATGCGCCGCGTCTTCGACCGGCGGGGCCCGGCCGGGCGGGCCATGATGTACAGCACGGCCGGGCTCCAGGTCTGCCTGGACGTCGGCGAGCCCGGGCAGGTGGCCGAGCGGTGGGCCACCGCGCACGCCGTCGGGCCACCGCTGCTGGCCGCCTTCGCCACCGCCGACCGGCACGCCGGCCGGCGCACCGGTTGGGTGTCCGCCCGGATGGCCGCCTGGCTGGCCATCGACCCGGCGCGTACCCGCCCGGTCTGGTCACCGGGCCGCGCCGACCGTGACCCGGTGGCGGCCTGGACCGAGTACGCGCTGGCCGCGCCGCTGCTCTGCGTCCGTGACGACGGCCCGGACTGGTCCACGCCGCCGGGCGTCACCTTCGCCGACTGGCTGGCCGGGGCGCTCGACCGCCCACCCACCACCGACGACCTCGACTACCACCTCAGCACGCTGTTCCCGCCGGTGCGCCCGCGCGGCTACCTCGAGCTGCGCTATCTGGACGCCCAGCCCGGGCGGGAGTGGACCGTACCGCTGGCGGTGCTGGCCGCGCTCTTCGCCGACCCGGCGACCACCAGGCAGGCGCTGGCCGCGGCCGGGCCGGTGGCCGACCGGTGGAGCGCGGCGGCCCGGCGCGGGTTGGCCGAGCGCCCGCTGGCGACCGCCGCGG
- a CDS encoding RNA polymerase sigma factor, translating into MTPDLNEAVAAARAGDEEAFRHLYRSLQPALLRYLTALVGADAEDVASETWLQISRDLPSFTGGEFRAWAVTVARNRAMDHLRRQRRRPAVPVPVQALNDLASDADTADRAGEAIGTESALALIRTLPPAEAEAVMLRAVIGLDAETAGRVLGRRAGAVRTAAHRGLRRLAAMLERSADGVPNGVRETSAPRPRTDRRAPHAPEAEPAEG; encoded by the coding sequence GTGACCCCGGACCTGAACGAGGCGGTCGCCGCCGCGCGGGCGGGCGACGAGGAGGCGTTCCGTCACCTCTACCGCAGCCTCCAGCCGGCCCTGCTGCGCTACCTCACCGCCCTGGTCGGCGCCGACGCCGAGGACGTGGCGTCGGAGACCTGGCTGCAGATCTCGCGCGACCTGCCGTCGTTCACCGGCGGCGAGTTCCGGGCCTGGGCGGTGACCGTCGCCCGTAACCGGGCCATGGACCACCTGCGCCGGCAACGACGGCGACCCGCCGTGCCGGTGCCCGTGCAGGCCCTCAACGACCTGGCCTCGGACGCCGACACCGCCGACCGGGCGGGGGAGGCGATCGGCACCGAGAGCGCGCTGGCGCTGATCCGCACGTTGCCGCCAGCCGAGGCCGAGGCGGTGATGCTGCGGGCCGTCATCGGCCTCGACGCGGAGACCGCCGGGCGGGTGCTGGGCCGGCGCGCCGGCGCGGTGCGTACCGCCGCCCACCGCGGGCTGCGCCGCCTGGCGGCGATGTTGGAGCGCTCGGCCGACGGCGTCCCGAACGGTGTCCGGGAGACGTCCGCGCCCCGCCCCCGCACCGACCGCCGCGCGCCGCACGCGCCCGAGGCCGAGCCGGCGGAGGGCTGA
- a CDS encoding serine/threonine-protein kinase, producing MLTSDVVLSGRYRLEDRVATGGMGDVWRATDLVLGRPVAVKVLLPALVSDPDFIARFRSEARIMASLRHPGVVQVFDCGEDELPDGSRADYLVMEFVAGEPLSRRIEAAGQLEVAETMSIVAQVAQALHGAHGRGIVHRDVKPSNLLVQEDGTVVLVDFGVARSTNVTSITSTNAVPGTALYMAPEQAAGRPVSGATDVYALGAVAYCCLTGSPPFTGDNPLQVAVRHLDDAPPELPAEIPAAVRELVARALAKDPADRYPSAAAMADAARAARAESPAATVPVALRGAAGPGRTRDDQPVARPAAAVAPARRRSRRGTLVGALGAVLVAVTALGALVAAAKDAEAPATQLDSTAPAVAPSNSVADTAVTEGPSTVEDDYTYRPVGPGGKPSASTSVTPSASPSASGQPSPSSAPSTPPTAPSSPPATSSTPTDPATPTETTTTTAPAGGGEGEGEGGTGGQPVSRP from the coding sequence ATGCTCACCTCCGACGTCGTACTCAGCGGTCGGTACCGCCTGGAAGACCGTGTCGCCACCGGCGGCATGGGCGACGTCTGGCGTGCCACCGACCTGGTGCTCGGTCGGCCGGTCGCGGTGAAGGTGCTCCTTCCCGCGCTGGTTTCCGATCCCGACTTCATCGCCCGGTTCCGCTCCGAGGCGCGGATCATGGCGTCGTTGCGCCACCCCGGCGTGGTGCAGGTGTTCGACTGCGGCGAGGACGAACTGCCCGACGGCAGCCGGGCCGACTACCTGGTCATGGAGTTCGTCGCCGGTGAGCCGCTGTCCCGGCGGATCGAGGCGGCCGGGCAGCTCGAGGTCGCCGAGACCATGTCGATCGTGGCCCAGGTGGCCCAGGCGCTGCACGGGGCGCACGGCCGCGGCATCGTCCACCGCGACGTCAAGCCGAGCAACCTGCTGGTGCAGGAGGACGGCACGGTGGTCCTGGTCGACTTCGGGGTGGCCCGGTCGACCAACGTCACCAGCATCACCAGCACGAACGCGGTGCCCGGCACCGCCCTCTACATGGCCCCCGAGCAGGCCGCCGGCCGCCCCGTCTCGGGCGCCACGGACGTCTACGCGCTCGGCGCGGTCGCCTACTGCTGCCTCACCGGCAGCCCGCCGTTCACCGGGGACAACCCGCTCCAGGTCGCGGTGCGGCACCTCGACGACGCGCCGCCGGAGCTGCCGGCGGAGATCCCGGCGGCGGTGCGCGAGCTGGTCGCCCGGGCGCTGGCGAAGGACCCGGCCGACCGCTACCCGAGCGCCGCCGCGATGGCCGACGCGGCCCGGGCGGCGCGCGCCGAGTCGCCCGCCGCGACGGTGCCGGTCGCCCTGCGCGGCGCGGCCGGGCCGGGGCGGACCCGCGACGACCAGCCGGTCGCCCGGCCGGCCGCCGCGGTCGCGCCGGCGCGCCGCCGCAGTCGTCGCGGCACCCTGGTCGGCGCACTGGGCGCCGTGCTGGTGGCGGTGACCGCGCTGGGCGCGCTGGTGGCCGCCGCCAAGGACGCGGAGGCGCCGGCCACCCAGCTCGATTCCACGGCGCCCGCGGTGGCGCCGAGTAACTCCGTCGCCGACACCGCCGTCACCGAGGGGCCGTCGACGGTCGAGGACGACTACACCTACCGCCCGGTCGGCCCGGGCGGCAAGCCCTCGGCGTCCACCTCGGTGACGCCGAGCGCCTCGCCGAGCGCCTCGGGCCAGCCCAGCCCGTCGAGCGCCCCGTCGACGCCGCCGACCGCGCCCAGCAGCCCGCCGGCCACCAGCTCGACGCCGACCGATCCTGCCACGCCGACCGAGACCACCACCACGACCGCCCCCGCCGGCGGTGGCGAGGGTGAAGGCGAGGGCGGGACCGGCGGCCAACCCGTCTCCCGCCCCTGA
- a CDS encoding FtsX-like permease family protein codes for MLRLTLRQIRADGLRLLLSSLAVVLGVAFVAGTLMVTDGMRAGAYARAGAFDRHTDLAAYAGRVPLSPALVDRVRAVDGVAAAAGELTGSAGVVGADGRPVLGYAVLAAIPTEPALQSYDVVAGRLPQRAGELVLDEKTVAEQRFTLGGPVSVGGVGGAARAYTLVGAVDVAGTSRDVGGPFIGLVGADALAVGGDGGYGRIMVAARPGVDTRALADRVRAVVGPGVTVRDRAAVLDAAVADAVRDLRQFELLLGTFAAVAVVVAGFVIANTFAIVLAQRSRRTALLRLVGATRGQVYRATLVEAALTGLVASTVGVAVGTALAAGLGALLGATGATAAGGVTVTTRTVLLSLALGTLLTVLAAALPAWQGTRIAPVAALTDAATRPARPAGRIRLGVGAVVLVAGVAALLGAGATGQVPLVAAGGLLAFGGIVAFGPVLVPALVRALGAPVRAVVGAPGTLAVANAVRNPRRVAATATAMVIGIGLVSAFVVGAGSVKTGIERAVDARIGVDFLVTGIGGKLPAPLAGELAARPELGVVHEQRSRVSDGVQVRAAHPALVRRTLSAVDAGDLGAFGPGSVLVHRELAAARGWTVGDTVTVAGRPFRVAAVVAEDRPALAGSPVPDGHVVDVVDADFTRFFPTERGHLAEVDPAAGVDVDVARAAVESVVARYPTVNVMDQAAYKKMLTGTVDMVLGLVTALLGLAVVISLVGVANTLSLSVVERTRENAVLRAVGLSRGGMRAVLAVEAVLTASVGTLLGVALGVGVAAGAMAVVARIGGDFTLVLPWGRLGLIVAVAVLAALLASVLPARRALSRPVVASLGAD; via the coding sequence TACGCGCGCGCCGGCGCGTTCGACCGGCACACCGACCTGGCCGCCTACGCCGGCCGGGTGCCCCTGTCGCCGGCCCTGGTCGACCGGGTCCGCGCGGTGGACGGGGTCGCCGCGGCCGCGGGGGAGCTGACCGGCAGCGCCGGGGTGGTCGGCGCCGACGGCCGGCCCGTGCTCGGCTACGCCGTGCTCGCCGCGATCCCCACCGAGCCGGCCCTGCAGTCGTACGACGTGGTCGCCGGCCGGCTACCGCAGCGCGCGGGCGAGCTGGTGCTGGACGAGAAGACCGTCGCCGAGCAGCGCTTCACCCTCGGCGGGCCGGTGTCGGTCGGCGGGGTCGGCGGGGCGGCCCGGGCGTACACCCTGGTCGGCGCGGTCGACGTCGCCGGCACGTCGCGCGACGTCGGCGGGCCGTTCATCGGCCTGGTGGGCGCCGACGCCCTCGCGGTCGGCGGCGACGGTGGTTACGGGCGGATCATGGTGGCCGCGCGCCCCGGGGTGGACACCCGGGCGCTGGCCGACCGGGTCCGGGCGGTGGTCGGCCCGGGCGTCACGGTCCGGGACCGCGCGGCCGTCCTCGACGCGGCGGTCGCCGACGCCGTGCGCGACCTGCGGCAGTTCGAGCTGCTGCTGGGCACCTTCGCGGCGGTGGCGGTGGTGGTCGCCGGCTTCGTGATCGCCAACACGTTCGCCATCGTGCTCGCGCAGCGGTCCCGGCGCACGGCGTTGCTGCGCCTGGTCGGCGCGACCCGGGGGCAGGTCTACCGGGCCACGCTGGTCGAGGCGGCGCTGACCGGGCTGGTCGCCTCGACGGTCGGGGTGGCGGTGGGCACGGCGCTGGCCGCCGGTCTCGGCGCGTTGCTCGGGGCGACCGGAGCGACGGCCGCCGGCGGGGTCACGGTGACGACCCGGACGGTGCTGCTCTCCCTGGCCCTGGGCACGCTGCTCACCGTGCTGGCGGCCGCGTTGCCGGCCTGGCAGGGCACCCGGATCGCGCCGGTGGCCGCGCTGACCGACGCGGCGACCCGGCCCGCCCGCCCGGCCGGCCGGATCCGGCTCGGCGTCGGGGCGGTGGTGCTCGTCGCCGGGGTGGCGGCGCTGCTCGGCGCGGGGGCGACCGGCCAGGTGCCGTTGGTGGCGGCCGGCGGGTTGCTGGCCTTCGGCGGCATCGTGGCGTTCGGCCCGGTGCTGGTGCCGGCGCTGGTGCGGGCGCTCGGCGCGCCGGTGCGCGCGGTGGTCGGCGCGCCGGGCACCCTGGCCGTGGCGAACGCGGTGCGCAACCCGCGCCGGGTCGCGGCCACCGCCACCGCGATGGTGATCGGGATCGGTCTGGTCTCGGCCTTCGTGGTCGGCGCGGGCAGCGTCAAGACCGGCATCGAGCGCGCGGTGGACGCCCGGATCGGCGTTGACTTCCTGGTCACCGGCATCGGCGGGAAGCTGCCGGCGCCGCTGGCCGGCGAGCTGGCCGCCCGGCCGGAGCTGGGCGTCGTACACGAGCAGCGCAGCCGGGTGTCCGACGGCGTGCAGGTGCGGGCCGCCCACCCGGCCCTGGTCCGGCGGACACTGTCCGCGGTGGACGCCGGCGACCTCGGCGCGTTCGGGCCGGGCTCGGTGCTGGTGCACCGCGAGCTGGCCGCCGCCCGGGGCTGGACCGTCGGGGACACCGTCACCGTCGCCGGGCGTCCGTTCCGGGTCGCCGCCGTGGTGGCCGAGGACCGGCCGGCCCTGGCCGGCAGCCCGGTGCCCGACGGGCATGTGGTGGACGTCGTCGACGCGGACTTCACCCGGTTCTTCCCCACCGAACGCGGCCACCTGGCCGAGGTGGATCCGGCCGCCGGGGTGGACGTGGACGTCGCCCGGGCCGCCGTGGAGTCGGTGGTCGCCCGCTACCCGACGGTCAACGTGATGGACCAGGCCGCCTACAAGAAGATGCTGACCGGCACCGTCGACATGGTGCTCGGTCTCGTCACGGCGCTGCTCGGCCTGGCCGTGGTGATCTCGCTGGTGGGGGTCGCCAACACGCTGAGCCTCTCGGTGGTGGAGCGGACCCGGGAGAACGCCGTGCTGCGGGCGGTCGGCCTGAGCCGGGGCGGGATGCGGGCGGTGCTCGCGGTCGAGGCGGTGCTCACCGCGTCGGTCGGCACGCTGCTCGGCGTCGCGCTGGGCGTCGGGGTCGCCGCCGGGGCGATGGCCGTGGTGGCCCGCATCGGCGGGGACTTCACGCTGGTGCTGCCGTGGGGACGGCTCGGTCTGATCGTCGCGGTGGCGGTGCTCGCCGCCCTGCTCGCCTCGGTCCTGCCGGCCCGGCGGGCGCTGTCCCGGCCGGTGGTGGCGTCGCTCGGCGCCGACTGA